The following coding sequences lie in one Acropora palmata chromosome 3, jaAcrPala1.3, whole genome shotgun sequence genomic window:
- the LOC141877979 gene encoding uncharacterized protein LOC141877979 — translation MTSGKDRILSLGPQRKILSEEQVARSVVVTNLRRQTPAEVIVIYFQQAKNGGGELEYVHIPHEGKAIITFASKEVAEKISENQHNIGGSELKFHPLVCAEPVKVFGSLEARLNPGTLRSFGKDGQSIKKDLEEAGVEYKIARDGWILYGSLPQIQTIRDKLLHHVACVKEGKENTGAVGDSHQVSSQSADTVFSESSSYFEVQPQFMKLLQRVRKDKISRMEQRFAVKIFWKENTSQVWVRPAGKSSDGNDSRKEGCDEFIDLYKSFIQNVSRNVIQLPSEAGGEVIDKAISTFQEDYPAVFEREGNKVVVYAEKDQGRNLDRAFKEKLYSILESNRRGKVTNQGSFSNQRLQSIQSSQPLGDVQLRNGVLFSLYQADITKVNVDAIVNAANEHLQHGGGVAAAIVHNGGYEIQHESSEIVRRHGPIPVGQAVETSAGLLPCQYVIHTVGPRWYEHGKDRSKSLLRQACLASLNLAATRLQLSSIALTAIGSGIFRMPKDICAQVIFKAVEEFSESKCAEVSWLRDVRIVITDEPTIKVFYEEFIKRYLSKGPFKKDFSNSGHPQDKEKQNSFILNTSEGVGKAQKNDSARNGNQYSDKLKDNPKSPGQASFINKESVERDLSNHFVKMSLSNANGKETAESASASDHMKADKRNFNLPSVKGASSENESATGKSARGRGRGTSHFAPALQKLPSGEKKLLLTNANTKSSAPGLIVTDEGKDHAKHFNDTKGDNEKTSGTDSVQSKGKSNGSSPKDVDPSLKLYGDARANGEPRSEGSSNGAQRKGRNPSHSSKHDSTSANHAKRGNMTQTDSVEVKTQDSGTSAGEIGTENATPKTEGSVEAVHDTRSQDICEGEVNNGKEPMDCAQKEMHISNQAAPHSISPQFQTSTPPVEQSSGSEDNAVDSSPGPQLAKTSGSSSQDLDQSSELHGHAKANAEPPTLGSSNGAQGKERKPSKCPKHDATPSNPETVSVTAETQNSGTAAGEIGITTSSSESTGSFNAVYDKGSKNSSEGKVNNGEESKDCTQERTQTPNQVATVSNSLQPQTSSQSVKQSNGSEENTVTFASASGPQ, via the exons ATGACCAGCGGGAAAGACCGTATTCTTTCCCTAGGTCCACAAAGAAAGATCCTTAGCGAAGAGCAAGTAGCAAGAAGTGTTGTCGTCACAAATTTAAGGCGTCAAACTCCAGCTGAGGTAATTGTAATCTATTTTCAGCAGGCCAAGAATGGCGGAGGAGAGCTCGAGTATGTACACATTCCGCATGAGGGAAAAGCAATCATAACCTTTGCGAGTAAGGAAG TCGCTGAGAAAATCTCGGAAAACCAACATAACATCGGTGGGTCAGAACTAAAATTCCACCCCCTGGTTTGTGCAGAACCTGTTAAG GTTTTTGGAAGTCTGGAGGCGCGCCTAAACCCTGGTACCCTACGATCATTTGGAAAAGATGGCCAAAGTATAAAGAAGGACCTTGAAGAGGCGGGGGTTGAATACAAGATAGCTCGTGATGGCTGGATCTTGTATGGAAGTCTTCCCCAGATTCAAACAATACGTGACAAACTTCTTCATCACGTAGCTTGTGTGAAAGAAGGGAAAGAGAACACCGGTGCCGTAGGAGACAGCCATCAAGTTTCTTCCCAGAGCGCAGATACAGTATTTTCTGAGTCGTCCAGCTACTTCGAAGTTCAACCACAGTTTATGAAACTGCTACAAAGAGTTCGTAAGGATAAAATCTCAAGAATGGAACAACGCTTTGCAGTTAAGATCTTTTGGAAGGAAAACACATCGCAGGTATGGGTGCGCCCAGCAGGAAAAAGTTCGGACGGAAACGACTCCCGCAAAGAAGGATGTGACGAATTCATTGACCTTTACAAAAGCTTCATTCAAAACGTGAGTCGAAATGTCATCCAACTTCCAAGTGAAGCCGGCGGAGAAGTTATTGACAAGGCAATCAGCACATTTCAAGAAGACTATCCAGCGGTCTTTGAAAGGGAAGGAAATAAGGTAGTTGTTTACGCAGAGAAAGACCAAGGCCGTAATTTGGACCGCGCGTTTAAAGAAAAGCTTTACTCCATACTGGAAAGCAACAGACGCGGCAAAGTGACAAATCAGGGCTCTTTTAGTAACCAACGCCTACAGTCTATCCAGAGTTCCCAACCTTTAGGTGATGTCCAACTAAGGAATGGAGTGCTGTTCTCGTTATACCAGGCAGATATCACCAAAGTGAATGTAGATGCGATTGTCAATGCAGCCAACGAGCATCTTCAACATGGTGGCGGAGTGGCAGCTGCGATAGTTCACAATGGAGGCTATGAGATACAACATGAATCCAGTGAGATAGTAAGGAGGCATGGACCAATTCCAGTTGGTCAAGCAGTGGAAACCAGCGCAGGGCTTCTTCCATGTCAATACGTCATACACACAGTTGGTCCCAGATGGTACGAGCATGGAAAGGACAGGAGCAAATCCCTCCTTCGTCAGGCTTGTCTAGCCAGCCTCAACCTTGCAGCAACGAGATTGCAGCTGTCTTCAATTGCTCTCACGGCAATCGGCTCGGGAATTTTCCGCATGCCGAAGGACATCTGTGCTCAAGTCATTTTCAAAGCGGTAGAAGAATTTAGCGAAAGCAAATGTGCTGAGGTCAGCTGGCTTCGTGACGTACGCATCGTGATCACCGATGAACCAACGATCAAAGTTTTCTATGAAGAGTTTATCAAGCGGTATCTTTCCAAGGGACCGTTTAAAAAAGACTTCTCCAATTCAGGACACCCTcaagataaagaaaaacagaactCTTTCATCCTAAACACTTCTGAAGGCGTGGGTAAGGCCCAGAAAAATGATTCAGCTCGTAACGGAAACCAGTACAGCGACAAACTGAAGGATAACCCCAAATCACCAGGTCAAGCGAGCTTTATAAACAAGGAAAGCGTCGAAAGAGATCTCTCGAACCATTTCGTGAAAATGTCTCTATCAAATGCAAATGGTAAGGAAACTGCAGAAAGTGCAAGTGCAAGCGATCATATGAAAGCTGacaagagaaatttcaatttaccCTCGGTAAAAGGTGCAAgcagtgaaaatgaaagtgcCACTGGCAAGTCAGCACGTGGAAGAGGAAGAGGCACGTCACATTTTGCCCCAGCATTACAGAAACTACCtagtggagaaaaaaaattattattgacaaatGCAAACACGAAGTCTTCTGCGCCAGGACTTATCGTCACGGACGAGGGGAAAGATCACGCCAAACATTTTAACGACACCAAAGGTGATAATGAGAAAACAAGTGGGACAGATTCTGTTCAAAGCAAAGGTAAATCGAACGGCTCAAGCCCTAAAGATGTCGACCCCTCACTGAAATTATATGGCGACGCGAGGGCTAACGGAGAACCCCGAAGCGAAGGGTCGTCCAATGGGGCTCAACGGAAGGGGAGGAATCCAAGTCATTCTTCAAAACATGATAGCACTTCCGCCAATCATGCGAAACGTGGCAACATGACCCAGACAGACTCTGTAGAAGTGAAAACGCAGGATTCTGGCACATCTGCTGGCGAAATTGGTACAGAAAATGCCACGCCCAAAACCGAAGGAAGCGTCGAGGCAGTTCATGACACGCGCTCTCAGGATATATGTGAAGGGGAGGTAAATAATGGCAAAGAGCCGATGGACTGTGCACAAAAGGAAATGCACATTTCAAATCAAGCTGCGCCCCATTCAATATCTCCACAATTTCAAACTTCAACCCCACCAGTCGAGCAAAGCAGTGGCAGCGAGGACAATGCGGTTGATTCGAGTCCCGGGCCTCAGTTAG ctaAAACGAGTGGCTCCAGCTCTCAAGATCTAGACCAATCATCGGAATTACATGGTCACGCGAAGGCCAACGCAGAACCCCCAACCCTAGGGTCGTCTAATGGGGCTCAAGGAAAGGAGAGGAAGCCAAGTAAATGTCCAAAACATGATGCCACTCCCTCGAATCCTGAGACAGTCTCTGTAACGGCGGAAACGCAGAATTCTGGGACAGCTGCTGGCGAAATTGGCATCACAACTTCCTCATCTGAAAGCACGGGGAGCTTCAACGCAGTTTATGACAAGGGCTCCAAGAATTCCTCTGAAGGGAAGGTAAATAATGGCGAAGAATCAAAGGACTGTACACAAGAGAGAACACAAACTCCAAATCAAGTTGCAACCGTTTCAAACTCTCTACAACCTCAAACTTCATCCCAATCAGTCAAGCAAAGCAATGGTAGTGAGGAAAATACGGTAACATTTGCATCTGCATCTGGGCCTCAGTGA
- the LOC141877980 gene encoding uncharacterized protein LOC141877980, whose product MASCLDERTVASVSIRRVEELSGNVDPEFFPRSVVVTEFKSSTTSEQLIIHFQRKQNGGGDIERITRSFKRQAAVITFHKPEVVTSVVQHKQEVDGMKLTVKRYADEDIKAEVFEVVSAELCLEYVQSLSREEIKGLLVEIESKIGLRWIESAESFVISGTLSQVEEAHKVLMKGVYLGNGIEVVSDQEIKNEEAPQLQETGSSQTNEERHEAMQKDVNQESAEPHLALASQPSPWLDRATDSHNDQGPPSESRVFEVLTFEVQPKILKVLAGAHKKELDDIEEQCLVTVPRAVEGNQISLKPSDGCCAEDYEKACNAFINLYQKTSEFFKAERFSLSSGTRKPDGRDAMSRMLKEVPEVLIERSRDQKHWEMYGEAGHLQKALRYLKRMGVEIEMESKAFKDGSEQAGRVKYKDAETSLNGDQSDNPTGSRTSSDELVLYYGRVKLSVYKGDITSENVDVIVSPSDNHLNHSGGVAKAIFDKGGKEVEDTSRDVIWKRHGGFLKDGEAIWTKPGNLSCKYVVHVATPIWNTLGPKKSREILHRACLNSLLEAEKRKATSIALPAIGFCSLGMPKDICAEVMFDTVREFVEQRIAQKKTITDIRFVNNDDHSVQVLSKKLKILFGYYSLGDFSRGGSTAPAPSRSVGDGFEGDLASSNHKTNQPGYSKASSHTISNDASRPVTQHPLSPGLSGDVNDQSFSASGRSLSHGISYSNALKKRTPGNDSSLQKAQEPGAPDKRRDSKDEECPICLNSFLNPRSLKCKHKFCSSCLQQALDVSNKCPVCQEPQGVLKGNQPPGEMTSRVASYSVSGYEGYGTIIIDYGFPSGIQGVEHPNPGQPYEGTYRQAYLPDTREGREVLQLLRRAFDARLVFTVGTSTTTGFRNQITWNDIHHKTSRYGGSFQFGYPDPDYLRRVKEELAAKGIK is encoded by the exons ATGGCGTCTTGCTTAGACGAGAGAACGGTAGCCTCAGTCTCTATTCGAAGAGTGGAGGAATTAAGTGGTAACGTGGACCCGGAGTTCTTTCCGCGAAGCGTTGTCGTAACTGAATTTAAGTCGTCAACAACATCGGAGCAATTAATTATTCACTTTCAGCGAAAACAGAATGGTGGTGGAGATATCGAACGCATTACTCGTAGTTTTAAAAGACAAGCAGCTGTGATAACTTTCCACAAGCCTGAAG TGGTTACGTCAGTTGTTCAGCACAAACAGGAAGTTGACGGTATGAAATTAACTGTCAAACGCTATGCAGATGAGGATATTAAGGCAGAG GTGTTTGAAGTAGTATCTGCTGAACTTTGCCTGGAGTATGTACAGTCTCTATCTCGTGAAGAAATCAAGGGTCTCCTGGTGGAAATCGAGTCTAAAATCGGTTTACGTTGGATTGAATCAGCTGAGAGCTTTGTGATATCGGGAACTCTTAGCCAAGTGGAAGAGGCACACAAGGTCTTGATGAAAGGAGTGTATTTAGGGAATGGGATCGAAGTGGTCAGTGATCAGGAAATCAAAAATGAAGAAGCACCTCAGCTGCAAGAAACAGGCTCATCTCAAACCAATGAAGAGCGACATGAAGCCATGCAGAAGGATGTTAACCAAGAGTCAGCTGAGCCACATTTAGCATTAGCAAGCCAACCAAGTCCTTGGCTAGACAGAGCTACAGATTCTCACAACGATCAAGGGCCTCCCTCTGAATCCCGTGTTTTTGAAGTTCTGACTTTTGAGGTCCAGCCTAAGATTTTAAAAGTCCTTGCAGGAGCTCACAAGAAAGAACTGGACGACATCGAGGAACAATGCTTGGTAACAGTTCCCAGAGCGGTTGAAGGAAACCAGATCTCTCTGAAACCTTCTGATGGATGTTGTGCTGAGGATTACGAGAAGGCTTGTAATGCCTTTATTAATTTGTACCAGAAAACGTCCGAGTTTTTTAAAGCGGAAAGATTTTCCCTAAGCAGCGGTACAAGAAAGCCTGATGGTCGTGATGCAATGAGCAGAATGTTAAAAGAGGTCCCCGAAGTACTGATAGAGAGAAGTAGGGACCAAAAACACTGGGAGATGTATGGTGAGGCAGGTCATCTGCAGAAGGCCTTACGTTACCTCAAGAGAATGGGCGTAGAAATTGAGATGGAATCGAAAGCCTTCAAGGATGGAAGTGAACAGGCTGGAAGAGTCAAATATAAGGATGCTGAAACATCTTTAAATGGAGATCAGTCTGATAATCCCACGGGTTCCAGAACATCTAGTGATGAGTTGGTATTATACTACG GAAGAGTAAAGTTGTCTGTTTACAAGGGAGATATAACCAGTGAAAATGTCGATGTTATAGTCAGCCCTTCAGATAATCATCTTAATCACTCTGGAGGTGTGGCTAAAGCTATTTTTGACAAGGGAGGAAAAGAAGTCGAGGACACCTCTCGGGATGTGATATGGAAAAGGCACGGTGGATTTCTAAAAGATGGTGAAGCAATATGGACAAAACCTGGAAATCTTTCTTGCAAATATGTGGTTCATGTTGCTACTCCAATTTGGAATACTCTGGGACCGAAGAAGAGTCGAGAGATTCTCCATCGAGCTTGCCTCAACAGTCTCCTTGAAGCTGAAAAGCGTAAAGCGACGTCCATAGCACTGCCAGCCATCGGTTTCTGCTCTCTCGGAATGCCAAAAGACATCTGCGCGGAGGTCATGTTTGACACTGTTCGCGAGTTCGTTGAACAACGAATCGCCCAGAAGAAAACGATTACTGACATCAGATTTGTGAACAACGATGACCATTCAGTGCAGGTTCTTagcaagaaattgaaaatactaTTTGGATATTACTCATTGGGAGATTTCTCGAGGGGAGGTTCAACTGCCCCTGCCCCATCTCGTTCTGTAGGAGACGGTTTCGAAGGAGATCTTGCGAGCTCCAATCACAAGACAAACCAACCTGGCTATAGCAAAGCAAGTTCACACACAATTAGTAACGACGCCAGTCGACCGGTTACTCAGCATCCCCTCAGTCCTGGTTTATCAGGTGATGTCAATGATCAGTCTTTCAGTGCCTCCGGCCGTTCCTTGTCTCATGGGATTTCATACAGTAACGCCTTGAAGAAACGTACGCCTGGCAACGATTCCAGCCTACAAAAAGCACAGGAACCTGGAGCCCCTGATAAGAGGAGAGACAGCAAAGACGAAG AATGCCCTATTTGTCTCAATTCCTTTTTAAATCCTCGTTCATTGAAGTGTAAGCACAAGTTCTGTTCGTCTTGTCTCCAACAAGCCTTGGATGTCAGCAACAAATGTCCAGTGTGCCAGGAACCTCAGGGTGTTTTAAAGGGAAACCAGCCTCCGGGAGAGATGACAAGTCGAGTTGCGTCTTACAGTGTTAGTGGCTACGAAG GATATGGTACCATCATAATAGATTATGGCTTTCCGTCTGGTATTCAAGGCGTAGAGCATCCCAACCCTGGACAGCCCTATGAAGGCACGTACCGCCAGGCTTATCTGCCGGATACACGCGAAGGACGTGAAGTGTTACAGCTCCTGAGAAGAGCGTTCGATGCTCGCTTGGTCTTTACTGTTGGCACTTCAACCACAACAGGGTTTCGAAATCAAATAACGTGGAACGATATTCATCACAAGACTAGCAGATACGGAGGTTCCTTTCA GTTTGGATACCCCGATCCTGACTATCTGCGCAGAGTCAAAGAGGAGTTGGCGGCAAAAGGAATTAAATGA
- the LOC141877978 gene encoding uncharacterized protein LOC141877978 — protein sequence MACSKNFFDDVKKELECSVCQEQFSDLREPKILKCLHTFCKSCLTAWLPRQQREGELSCPTCRRITECSANDINKLPSNLFCKQLVEIVEAYSGQVGHEDSPHCGVCDEKKALKFYCIDCNSFLCSDCAGLHGKAKAFKGHDIKEISNFNSHDVQKYVRRANVCKKHEDEVRYYCEKCNICICRDCALLEHCEHKRFSIDHGLDLKKSVFTKRIEEVEDVGRRLQEQKAILEKQRTRFDTSVDQSKLEIHRVAENWMNVIRRHEEAMTKELLKRKETFESEFSAKMTEVSEKLTNIRNSLEFGRDILERNNLPEILNVEETLGRRFEDFLSPTEFSGPVELNTLTVKYVVNDTFFPESDLGKLVDPLMSIVRGKAAREVHLGEDFSFTENWRGETTSDEADQVDVDITSLMRTEEATKSRQSDLKDGWNIYDEQVVTSVLQHKHKVDGVELTVKPYSDEDIKAEVFEIVCAGLCLDYVQSVSREEIKGLLVEIESKIDLRWIESAESFVISGTLRQVEEAQQVLTKGVYLVNGNEMVSDHEIKNEEAPLPQEAGLPQASEERREVVQRDVNQESAEPLLALENQESPWPERAKDSHNDQGPPSESRDFEVLAFEVHPKILKVLAGAHKKELDDIEAQCLVTVPREVEGNQISLKPSDGCCAEDYEKACVAFINLYQKTSDIFKAEIFSLSSGTRKPDGRDAISRMLKEFPEVLIERSRDQKHWEMYGEARHLQKALHYLKRMGVEIEMESKPYKDVSVQAGRAKSKGAERSLNGDQSENPRGSRTSSDELVFYHGRVKLSVYKGDMTSENADVIVSPSDNHLSHSGGVAKAIFYKGGKEVEDASRDVIWKKHGGFLKDGEAIWTKPGNLSCKYVVHVATPIWNTLGPKKSREILHRACLNSLLEAEKRKATSIALPAIGSGSLGMPKDVCAEVMCDTVREFVEQRITPKKTIADIRFVNNDDHSVQVFSKKLKILFGYYSLGNFSRGGSTASAPSRSVGDGFEGDLASSNQKTNQPGYSKASSHTISNDASRPVTQHPLSPGLSGDVNDQSFSASGRSLSHGISYSNALKKRTPGNDSSLQKAQEPGAPDKRRDSKDEECPICLNSFLNPRSLKCKHKFCSSCLQQALDVSNKCPVCQEPQGVLKGNQPPGEMRCRAASYSVPGYEGYGTVIIDYSFLPGIQGVEHPNPGKRYEGTHRQAYLPNTPEGREVLELLRRAFDARLVFTVGTSTTTGLQNQTTWNDIHHKTSRYGGPFQFGYPDPDYLRRVKEELAAKGIK from the exons ATGGCTTGCAGTAAGAACTTTTTCGACGATGTTAAGAAAGAACTTGAATGTTCAGTGTGCCAGGAACAGTTCAGTGATCTGAGGGAGCCGAAAATATTGAAATGCCTTCATACGTTCTGTAAGAGCTGTCTGACAGCATGGCTTCCGCGACAACAGCGCGAAGGCGAATTGAGTTGCCCAACGTGTCGACGGATTACGGAATGTTCTGCCAACGATATAAACAAGCTTCCATCTAACTTGTTTTGCAAGCAGTTGGTGGAAATAGTGGAGGCTTATAGCGGACAAGTGGGACATGAAGATTCTCCTCATTGCGGAGTCTGCGACGAAAAGAAGgcattgaaattttattgtatcGATTGCAATTCTTTCTTGTGTAGCGACTGCGCTGGCCTTCATGGCAAGGCAAAGGCTTTTAAAGGCCACGATATTAAAGAGATCTCAAACTTTAACTCACATGACGTCCAAAAGTACGTTAGGCGAGCCAACGTTTGTAAGAAGCACGAAGATGAAGTGAGGTACTATTGCGAGAAATGTAACATTTGCATCTGTCGTGACTGTGCCTTGTTGGAGCATTGTGAACACAAGAGATTCTCCATAGATCATGGACTCGATCTTAAAAAATCTGTCTTTACGAAAAGGATCGAAGAAGTTGAAGATGTTGGTCGTCGCTTGCAGGAACAAaaagccattttggaaaaacagAGAACAAGGTTTGATACCAGCGTCGATCAATCGAAATTAGAAATTCATCGCGTCGCTGAGAACTGGATGAATGTAATTCGCAGACATGAAGAAGCCATGACGAAGGAATTACTAAAGCGAAAGGAAACCTTCGAAAGTGAATTCTCGGCCAAAATGACCGAAGTGAGTGAAAAACTGACTAATATAAGAAACAGTTTGGAGTTTGGTAGGGACATTTTAGAACGTAACAACCTGCCAGAGATTTTGAACGTTGAAGAAACCCTTGGCCGAaggtttgaagattttttgtCACCTACCGAATTCAGTGGCCCGGTAGAATTAAATACTCTCACAGTCAAATACGTTGTAAATGATACGTTCTTTCCCGAAAGCGACTTAGGAAAGTTGGTTGACCCTTTAATGTCCATTGTGCGAGGCAAAGCAGCAAGAGAGGTCCACCTGGGAGAAGATTTCTCTTTCACAGAAAATTGGCGAGGTGAAACAACTTCTGATGAAGCCGACCAAGTTGATGTTGACATCACATCACTGATGCGGACCGAAGAAGCCACGAAATCTAGGCAATCAGACCTGAAAGACGGTTGGAATATATATGACGAGCAAG TTGTTACGTCAGTTCTTCAGCACAAGCATAAAGTTGACGGCGTGGAATTAACTGTGAAACCTTATTCAGATGAGGATATTAAGGCAGAG GTCTTCGAAATAGTATGTGCTGGACTTTGTCTGGACTATGTACAGTCTGTATCTCGTGAAGAAATCAAGGGTCTCCTGGTGGAAATCGAATCTAAAATTGATTTACGTTGGATTGAATCAGCTGAGAGCTTCGTGATATCAGGAACTCTCAGACAAGTGGAAGAGGCGCAGCAGGTCTTGACAAAAGGAGTGTATTTAGTCAATGGAAACGAGATGGTCAGTGATCATGAAATCAAAAATGAAGAAGCACCTCTGCCGCAAGAAGCAGGCCTTCCTCAAGCTAGTGAAGAGCGACGTGAAGTCGTGCAGAGGGATGTTAACCAAGAGTCAGCTGAGCCACTGTTAGCACTAGAAAACCAAGAAAGTCCTTGGCCAGAGAGAGCTAAAGATTCTCACAACGATCAAGGGCCTCCCTCTGAATCCCGTGATTTTGAAGTTCTGGCTTTTGAAGTCCATCCTAAGATTTTAAAAGTCCTTGCAGGAGCTCACAAGAAAGAACTGGACGACATCGAGGCACAATGTTTGGTAACAGTACCCAGAGAGGTTGAAGGAAACCAGATTTCTCTGAAACCTTCTGATGGATGTTGTGCTGAGGATTACGAGAAGGCTTGTGTTGCCTTTATTAATTTGTACCAGAAAACGTCCGACATTTTTAAAGCGGAAATATTTTCCCTAAGCAGCGGTACAAGAAAGCCTGATGGTCGTGATGCAATTAGCAGAATGTTAAAAGAGTTCCCCGAAGTACTGATAGAGAGAAGCAGGGACCAAAAACACTGGGAGATGTATGGTGAGGCACGTCATCTGCAGAAGGCCTTACATTACCTCAAGAGAATGGGCGTAGAAATTGAGATGGAATCGAAACCCTATAAGGATGTAAGTGTACAGGCGGGAAGAGCCAAATCTAAGGGTGCTGAAAGATCTTTGAATGGAGATCAATCTGAAAATCCCAGGGGTTCCAGAACATCCAGTGATGAGTTGGTATTTTACCACG GAAGAGTAAAGTTGTCTGTTTACAAGGGAGATATGACCAGTGAAAATGCCGATGTTATAGTCAGCCCTTCAGATAATCATCTTAGTCACTCTGGAGGTGTGGCCAAAGCTATTTTTTACAAGGGAGGGAAAGAAGTCGAGGACGCCTCTCGGGATGTGATATGGAAAAAGCACGGTGGATTTCTAAAAGATGGTGAAGCAATATGGACAAAACCTGGAAATCTTTCTTGCAAATATGTGGTTCATGTTGCTACTCCAATTTGGAATACTCTGGGACCGAAGAAGAGTCGAGAGATTCTCCATCGAGCTTGCCTCAACAGTCTCCTTGAAGCTGAAAAGCGTAAAGCGACGTCCATAGCACTGCCAGCCATCGGTTCCGGCTCTCTCGGAATGCCAAAAGACGTCTGTGCGGAGGTCATGTGTGACACTGTTCGCGAGTTCGTTGAACAACGAATCACCCCGAAGAAAACAATTGCTGACATCAGATTTGTGAACAATGATGACCATTCAGTGCAGGTGTTTagcaagaaattgaaaatactaTTTGGATATTACTCATTGGGGAATTTCTCGAGGGGAGGTTCAACTGCCTCTGCCCCATCTCGTTCTGTAGGAGACGGTTTCGAAGGAGATCTTGCGAGCTCCAATCAAAAGACAAACCAACCTGGCTATAGCAAAGCAAGTTCACACACAATTAGTAACGACGCCAGTCGACCGGTTACTCAGCATCCCCTCAGTCCTGGTTTATCAGGTGATGTCAATGATCAGTCTTTCAGTGCCTCCGGCCGTTCCTTGTCTCATGGGATTTCATACAGTAACGCCTTGAAGAAACGTACGCCTGGCAACGATTCCAGCCTACAAAAAGCACAGGAACCTGGAGCCCCTGATAAGAGGAGAGACAGCAAAGACGAAG AATGCCCTATTTGTCTCAATTCCTTTTTAAATCCTCGTTCATTGAAGTGTAAGCACAAGTTCTGTTCGTCTTGTCTCCAACAAGCCTTGGATGTCAGCAACAAATGTCCAGTGTGCCAGGAACCTCAGGGTGTTTTAAAGGGAAACCAGCCTCCGGGAGAGATGAGATGTCGAGCTGCGTCTTACAGTGTTCCTGGCTACGAAG GATATGGTACCGTCATAATAGATTATAGTTTTCTGCCTGGTATTCAAGGCGTAGAGCATCCCAACCCTGGAAAGCGCTATGAAGGCACGCACCGTCAGGCTTATCTTCCGAATACACCCGAAGGACGTGAGGTATTAGAGCTCCTGAGAAGAGCCTTCGATGCTCGCTTGGTCTTTACTGTTGGCACTTCAACAACTACAGGGCTTCAAAATCAAACAACGTGGAACGATATTCATCACAAGACTAGCAGATACGGAGGTCCCTTTCA GTTTGGATACCCCGATCCTGACTATCTGCGGAGAGTCAAAGAGGAGTTGGCGGCAAAAGGAATTAAATGA